A region of Liolophura sinensis isolate JHLJ2023 chromosome 8, CUHK_Ljap_v2, whole genome shotgun sequence DNA encodes the following proteins:
- the LOC135473852 gene encoding galactoside alpha-(1,2)-fucosyltransferase 2-like, whose translation MIPGMKGRLKTGRFLLVLLSGALFSTYLWHLPESVLNWSPSDGRVPIPDSPFVVKGQLNVPSATPTKALSDQNYLRFVLQSKPTVAIKDPVLLSSNRLHMLSNSWIGAETAINVPSESFPGTSFDVPEANRRSHVTAESFRTGRPVRIMNPTNSAIWPSKSLLKSGSSMDVVVSALVHLNNHLKAVDHRLGLKKQVMDSSNTYLSILFNGRLGNQMFEFASLLGTARTQGVIPVIPKGSNLVKIFNINITDLDFGLVSNFPRVGQKRDCAFDPIEGNFTRNQTMNGYFQSWRYFSDVFAELRNQFTFKDDIVKRARLALKTSIQSQHPHFSLENATFVGVHVRRGDMVQPEMIQFGYAVGSKGYLYQAMDHFRSKYKSVMFIVCSNDMEWTKETLPHQVSTFITGQEAEVDIAILSLCNHTIMTVGSYGWWSAWLAGGTTIYQIQQTIPGTELHKRFNLTDYMLPDWIGLNQTIVKVT comes from the exons ATGATCCCGGGTATGAAAGGTAGACTGAAAACCGGACGTTTCCTCCTCGTGCTCCTCTCTGGAG cattGTTCAGTACCTATTTATGGCATTTACCtgaatcagtgttaaattggAGCCCTTCCGATGGTCGAGTGCCTATACCTGATAGTCCTTTTGTGGTGAAAGGGCAGTTGAATGTCCCAAGTGCAACTCCAACAAAGGCTTTGTCGGACCAAAACTATTTACGGTTTGTGTTACAATCAAAGCCAACAGTCGCAATAAAGGACCCTGTCCTGCTAAGCTCAAACAGATTACACATGTTGTCTAACAGTTGGATTGGTGCGGAGACTGCGATTAACGTGCCTAGTGAATCGTTTCCAGGAACTTCCTTTGACGTGCCAGAGGCTAACCGGCGTTCTCATGTCACCGCTGAGAGCTTTAGGACGGGCAGGCCCGTGAGAATAATGAATCCAACCAACTCTGCTATCTGGCCATCCAAATCACTTCTAAAGTCAGGAAGTTCAATGGATGTTGTTGTATCTGCTTTAGTTCACCTCAATAATCACCTGAAAGCAGTAGATCACCGTTTGGGTCTGAAAAAGCAGGTAATGGACAGTTCGAACACATATCTGTCCATACTGTTTAACGGACGTTTAGgaaatcaaatgtttgaattcgcATCTTTATTGGGAACTGCGCGTACCCAAGGGGTAATCCCCGTCATCCCAAAGGGCAGCAACCTGgttaaaatttttaacattaaTATCACTGATTTAGATTTTGGGTTGGTTTCAAACTTTCCTCGTGTTGGGCAAAAACGTGATTGCGCTTTTGATCCTATCGAAGGCAATTTTACAAGAAATCAAACAATGAACGGTTACTTTCAGTCATGGCGATATTTCTCTGACGTTTTTGCAGAGCTACGAAACCAGTTTACATTCAAAGATGATATTGTCAAACGCGCGCGATTAGCACTTAAAACCTCTATACAGTCACAGCATCCTCATTTCTCTCTAGAGAATGCAACATTTGTAGGTGTTCACGTCAGACGTGGTGATATGGTACAGCCTGAGATGATTCAATTTGGCTATGCTGTTGGAAGTAAAGGCTATCTTTACCAGGCCATGGACCACTTTAGGAGCAAATACAAGTCTGTGATGTTTATTGTGTGCTCTAACGACATGGAATGGACAAAGGAGACATTACCTCATCAGGTCTCCACGTTTATCACCGGCCAGGAGGCTGAAGTGGATATTGCGATACTGTCGTTGTGTAACCACACCATTATGACCGTAGGTTCTTACGGCTGGTGGTCCGCCTGGCTGGCCGGAGGGACAACTATCTATCAGATACAACAGACGATTCCGGGTACAGAGCTGCACAAGAGGTTTAACCTGACCGATTATATGCTGCCAGACTGGATCGGCTTGAATCAGACAATTGTGAAAGTGACGTAG